The Methylacidimicrobium sp. B4 genome contains a region encoding:
- a CDS encoding Fic family protein — protein MHLWEEREWPAFKLDAEAIREQLATVRRKQGSLREAIFALGIPQSAEAEALAITEEAFWNSEIEGERLDRDAVRSAVARRLGLEAPFAFHRQAEGAAEIVLDATRNFRAPLTEERLFGWHAALFPEGSSRSGKIRTAAWRDDAKGPMVIASGPMGREKIHFQAPPASRLPLEMGRFLAWFNAEQAIDGVLKAAIAHLWFVTIHPFEDGNGRIGRAIAGLALARSEDSGRTFHSLSRQIAKERKGYSGSLENADRCGLDLTGWASWFLGCLSRAVDGAREMHRQALRKARFWTIHARSPLNERQKLMLSRCLEGFKGHLTARKWSKIAHCPLLTAERDIRELLELGVLSRDPGDRKEASFSVVVPDEPSL, from the coding sequence GGGGAGCCTCCGGGAAGCCATCTTCGCGCTCGGAATCCCGCAGTCCGCTGAGGCTGAGGCGTTGGCGATCACAGAAGAGGCGTTCTGGAACAGCGAGATCGAAGGCGAAAGGCTCGACCGGGATGCCGTGCGGTCCGCCGTGGCGCGGCGGCTTGGCCTTGAGGCTCCCTTCGCCTTCCACCGGCAAGCCGAAGGGGCGGCTGAGATCGTCCTGGACGCAACGCGGAATTTTCGAGCTCCGCTCACCGAGGAGCGGTTGTTCGGCTGGCATGCGGCCCTTTTCCCGGAAGGCTCTTCCCGCTCGGGGAAGATCCGGACAGCCGCGTGGCGCGACGACGCCAAAGGGCCGATGGTCATTGCCTCTGGCCCAATGGGAAGGGAGAAGATCCACTTCCAGGCGCCTCCGGCATCCCGCCTGCCGCTGGAAATGGGCAGGTTCCTTGCCTGGTTCAACGCCGAGCAGGCGATCGACGGCGTCCTGAAGGCGGCCATTGCCCATCTCTGGTTCGTCACGATCCATCCCTTCGAGGATGGCAATGGCCGCATCGGCAGGGCGATCGCAGGCTTGGCCTTGGCGCGTTCCGAGGACTCGGGGAGAACCTTCCATAGCCTTTCGCGCCAGATCGCGAAGGAGCGGAAGGGATACTCTGGGAGCCTGGAGAACGCCGATCGATGCGGATTGGACCTGACCGGGTGGGCTTCCTGGTTCCTGGGCTGCCTTTCCCGCGCCGTGGACGGAGCGCGGGAGATGCACCGCCAGGCGTTGCGGAAGGCCCGCTTCTGGACGATCCACGCTCGGTCGCCGCTCAACGAGCGCCAGAAGCTCATGCTCAGCCGCTGCTTGGAGGGTTTCAAAGGTCATTTAACGGCCAGGAAATGGTCGAAGATCGCCCACTGCCCGCTCTTGACGGCCGAGCGCGATATTCGCGAGCTTCTCGAGCTCGGCGTGCTCTCGAGGGATCCTGGCGATCGCAAGGAGGCCAGCTTCTCGGTGGTGGTGCCCGATGAGCCAAGCCTCTGA